The Mus musculus strain C57BL/6J chromosome 2, GRCm38.p6 C57BL/6J genome has a window encoding:
- the Gm14296 gene encoding predicted gene 14296 isoform 2 (isoform 2 is encoded by transcript variant 2), which yields MLETYRNLTAIGYIWEEHTIEDHFQTSRSHGRHERSCTAEQPSEFIQCGKAFAYESHSQMHQIKHTGEKHYDCNQCGKAFKRRSDLQIHKRTHTGEKPYECK from the exons ATGCTAGAGACCTATAGGAATCTCACAGCTATAG GTTACATTTGGGAAGAACATACAATTGAAGACCATTTCCAAACttctagaagtcatggaag gcatgaaagaagttgtactgcagagcaaccctctgagtttattcaatgtggtaaagcctttgcatatgagAGTCATAGTCAAATGCATCAAATtaaacatactggagagaaacactatgactgtaaccaatgtggtaaagcttttaaaagaaggagtgacctccaaatacataagcgaacacatacaggagagaaaccctatgaatgtaaatga
- the Gm14296 gene encoding predicted gene 14296 isoform 1 (isoform 1 is encoded by transcript variant 1) has product MDLVTYDDVHVNFTQEEWALLDPSQKSLYKGVMLETYRNLTAIGYIWEEHTIEDHFQTSRSHGRHERSCTAEQPSEFIQCGKAFAYESHSQMHQIKHTGEKHYDCNQCGKAFKRRSDLQIHKRTHTGEKPYECK; this is encoded by the exons ATG GATTTAGTCACCTATGATgacgtgcatgtgaacttcactcaggaagagtgggctttgctggatccttctcagaagagtcTCTATAAAGGTGTGATGCTAGAGACCTATAGGAATCTCACAGCTATAG GTTACATTTGGGAAGAACATACAATTGAAGACCATTTCCAAACttctagaagtcatggaag gcatgaaagaagttgtactgcagagcaaccctctgagtttattcaatgtggtaaagcctttgcatatgagAGTCATAGTCAAATGCATCAAATtaaacatactggagagaaacactatgactgtaaccaatgtggtaaagcttttaaaagaaggagtgacctccaaatacataagcgaacacatacaggagagaaaccctatgaatgtaaatga